The following DNA comes from Winogradskyella sp. PG-2.
GATTTTGAAATTATCATTGATTTAGATCAATATGAAATTCCTTCACCAAGTGTGTACACCATTATAGATGCCCAAATTAATGAGAATTGTCTTGAAATAACAATAGGTGCTAGTGGCTGTGATGGAGAGAGTTGGGATGTTGAGTTAGTGTCAGATTTTCCACTTGTAGCTGGTGATTCTGGAGGATCTAATCTTAGTCTGAAATTAAGAAACTCTGAGGTTTGTGCTGCATATTTTACAAGGACATTTAGTTTTGATACTACTGAATTACTTGGGGATTTAACCAGCATGTCATTTGTTTTGGAGGGCTGGGGAGGAATGCTTGAGGTATCAAATTAATAAAATTTAAAACTATATTAATCATGAAAAAAATTGCTTTCATTTTGCTTACACTATTTATTTGGTCATGTAATAATGATGATCAATCCGGAACTTTTACAGCTATGGTTGCTATACCAGAAACTATAACTAAGACCGAATGGCGATCGAGAGTAGAAATACAAGCTCCTAAACCTATTGAAGATGTGGGAAAAATTTATAGTTATGAGGATTATATTTTTATAGGTGAAAAGTTTAAAGGTGTGCATGTAATTAATAATAGTAATCCTTTATCACCAACTACTGTAGCTTTTATAAATATTCCTGGGAATGAAGATATTTCAATTAAAAACAACTATCTCTATGCTGATAATTCAATTGATTTAGTGGTTTTTGATATCTCAGATATTAATGCTATTACCGAAGTGGAAAGATTAGAAGATGTGTTTTATCACTATTTTGATTATCGAGCACCTGAGGAAGCATATGCTGTTGACTTCGAGAATTTTAATTTTGAAGAAGATGTAATTGTTGGATGGGCTATAAAAGAACGTCAATTTGAGGAACAAGAATATGATTACGTAACGTTTAATGAATCAGCAGCGACTAATGATGTTGGTGTAGGTGGTTCTTTAGCACGTTTTCAAATTGTTAATGATTATCTCTATACTGTTGGTGAAAGTGAATTGTCAGCTTTTAATATTTCTAACTTATCTCAGCCTAGTTTAGTAAACACTTATTATGCTGGTTGGAGTATAGAAACTATGTTTTATGCAGATGGATATTTATATTTAGGAGGTACTAATGGAATGTCTATCCATAGTATAGCAGATCCTGCTTCGCCACAATACATATCTGATTTTGATCATTGGGAAGGTTGTGACCCTGTCGTTGTAGATGGGGATTATGCGTATTTAACTTTGAGAGGTGGAAATGAATGTGGACAAGAGTTAAGTGTTTTAGAAGTTATCGATGTAAGTGATAAATATAATCCAACCCTTGTTGCTCAGCATTTTTTAGATAGTCCTTATGGACTTGGTTTTAAAGAAAGCAGCTTATTTGTTTGTGATGGAGCAGCAGGTTTAAAAATTTACGACAAATCTAATCCTCTAGACTTGCAGATTTTAAATACGTTTGAAAATGTAAATGCTACAGATGTCATTCCTCTAGAGGATAAGTTATTAATGATTTCAGAAAATGCATTATATCAATATCAGTATAATGAGGAGAATTCTATTAGCTTAATGAGTACGTTTATACTTAATTAATAGATTTTTAATATAATTAAAAAGCCTCAAGTCATTGAGGCTTTTTCTATATAAAGATTGGCAAATCACGATAAAATGTATCTGATTTCAGACCAAATTAGGTTTGTAACTGAAAATTCACATACATTTGTAACCTCAAAAAAAATAAGAATGCCGAAGAATCTAGTCATAGTTGAGTCACCTGCAAAGGCGAAAACCATAGAAAAATTTTTAGGGAAAGATTATAAAGTAGAGTCTAGTTTTGGACATATTGCGGACTTACCTTCTAAAGAATTGGGAGTTGATGTCGATGGAGATTTTATGCCCAAATATCAGGTTTCAAAAGATAAGAAAGATGTAGTAAAGAAATTAAAGGACTTAGCTAAGAAAGCTGAAATGGTATGGTTAGCAAGTGATGAGGATCGAGAGGGTGAAGCTATTGCTTGGCACTTGGCTGAAACTTTAAAATTAGATAAAGAAAAAACAAAGCGTATAGTATTTCATGAGATTACAAAAAGTGCTATTAATAAAGCAATTGAAAACCCTCGCAGTATAGATTATAATTTAGTAGATGCACAACAAGCTAGACGTGTTTTAGATCGTATTGTAGGTTACGAATTATCACCTGTATTATGGAGAAAAGTAAAAGGAGGATTATCTGCAGGTAGAGTACAGTCGGTTTCAGTTCGTTTAATAGTTGAACGCGAAAGAGCAGTTCAGAATTTTGAACCTGTGGCGTCCTACAGAATTGATGCAGAATTTAAAACAGATAATGGTAATGCTTTCAAAGCAAAATTGCCAAAGAATTTTGGATCAGAAGCAGATGCTTTAAAATTCTTAAATAATAATATAGGTGCAGGTTATCAAGTTGCCGATTTACAGAAAAAGCCAGCAAAAAAATCAGCTGCCGCACCATTTACAACATCAACCTTACAGCAAGAAGCGTCTCGTAAATTAGGTTTTTCTGTAAGTAGAACTATGAGTAATGCACAGCGTTTATATGAAGCAGGTTTAATTACCTATATGAGAACTGATAGTGTTAACCTTTCTGATGAAGCTAAAAAAGGTGCAGAAAGCGAAATAGTTTCTGCGTATGGTGTTGAATATAGTAATCCGAAAAATTATAAAGGTAAATCTAAAGGAGCTCAAGAAGCTCATGAAGCTATAAGGCCTACAAATTTTGCTAATCATACTGTTAATGCAGAACGTGATCAAGCAAGGTTATATGATTTAATCTGGAAACGTGCTATCGCATCTCAAATGAGTGATGCAAAATTAGAACGTACCAATCTTAAAATTCAGATAAATTCTAGTAATAATGTAAATGAACAGTTTACAGCTAATGGAGAAATCATCACTTTTGAAGGTTTCTTAAAAGTGTATTTAGAGGGTACTGATGATGAACATACAGAGCAAGAAGGTATTTTGCCAGATTTAAAAGTTGGAGAAGATCTTCAGAATAAATACATCACAGCTACACAACGTTTTACCAGACCACCTTCAAGATTTACAGAAGCATCTCTAGTAAAACAATTAGAAGAATTAGGTATAGGACGTCCATCTACATATGCACCAACAATTTCTACAATTCAGAATAGAAACTATGTGGAAAAAGGGACACATGAAGGAGACGAAAGAAAATACAAGCAATTAGTGTTTGAAGATGGAAAAATAAAAGATAATGCGCTTTCTGAACAAACAGGTTCAAATAAAGGAAAGTTAGTGCCTACTGATATAGGTATGATTGTTACAGAATTTCTAGTGAAGCATTTTGAAAGTATTTTAGATTATAATTTTACAGCTAAAGTCGAAGATAAGTTTGATGATATAGCAGAAGGTAAGGAAGATTGGCGTGCTATGATGAAGGACTTTTATAAAGGTTTTCATCCACAAGTCGAAGATGTGCAGGAAAATGCTGAGCGCGAATCTGGTGAACGTATTTTAGGTACAGATCCAAAAACAGGTCGCCAGGTGAGTGTACGTTTAGGTAAATTTGGACCTATGGTCCAAGTGGGTGTTATGGATGATGAAGAGAAGCCTAAGTTTGCAAGCTTATCACCAGACCAACAGTTAAATTCTATAACTTTTGAAGAGGCTATGGATCTGTTTAAGCTTCCAAAAGCTTTAGGTCATTATAAAGATGATGAGGTAGAAGTGAATAATGGACGATTTGGACCTTACGTACGTTTCGGAAAAAAATTCGTTTCACTACCTAAAGGAGTAGATCCTTTGAGTGTAGAGTTAGAAGAAGCTTTAATATATATTAAGGAGAAGGAATTAGCGGATGCTCCTATATATATGTATAAAGATTTAGAAGTTACAAAAGGCAAAGGGCGTTTTGGACCATTTATTAAATGGAACAATATGTTTATTAATGTCAATAAAAAATACGATTGGGATAATTTATCTGAAGAAGACATTGTAACTTTGATCGAAGAAAAAATTCAGAAAGAAATAGATAAAGTTATACACAATTGGGAAGAAGAAGGTGTAAGAGTTGAGAAGGCAAGATGGGGAAGACATAATATTATTAAAGGGAAGCAAAAGGTTGAGTTAGCTAAAACAGTTGA
Coding sequences within:
- a CDS encoding LVIVD repeat-containing protein yields the protein MKKIAFILLTLFIWSCNNDDQSGTFTAMVAIPETITKTEWRSRVEIQAPKPIEDVGKIYSYEDYIFIGEKFKGVHVINNSNPLSPTTVAFINIPGNEDISIKNNYLYADNSIDLVVFDISDINAITEVERLEDVFYHYFDYRAPEEAYAVDFENFNFEEDVIVGWAIKERQFEEQEYDYVTFNESAATNDVGVGGSLARFQIVNDYLYTVGESELSAFNISNLSQPSLVNTYYAGWSIETMFYADGYLYLGGTNGMSIHSIADPASPQYISDFDHWEGCDPVVVDGDYAYLTLRGGNECGQELSVLEVIDVSDKYNPTLVAQHFLDSPYGLGFKESSLFVCDGAAGLKIYDKSNPLDLQILNTFENVNATDVIPLEDKLLMISENALYQYQYNEENSISLMSTFILN
- the topA gene encoding type I DNA topoisomerase → MPKNLVIVESPAKAKTIEKFLGKDYKVESSFGHIADLPSKELGVDVDGDFMPKYQVSKDKKDVVKKLKDLAKKAEMVWLASDEDREGEAIAWHLAETLKLDKEKTKRIVFHEITKSAINKAIENPRSIDYNLVDAQQARRVLDRIVGYELSPVLWRKVKGGLSAGRVQSVSVRLIVERERAVQNFEPVASYRIDAEFKTDNGNAFKAKLPKNFGSEADALKFLNNNIGAGYQVADLQKKPAKKSAAAPFTTSTLQQEASRKLGFSVSRTMSNAQRLYEAGLITYMRTDSVNLSDEAKKGAESEIVSAYGVEYSNPKNYKGKSKGAQEAHEAIRPTNFANHTVNAERDQARLYDLIWKRAIASQMSDAKLERTNLKIQINSSNNVNEQFTANGEIITFEGFLKVYLEGTDDEHTEQEGILPDLKVGEDLQNKYITATQRFTRPPSRFTEASLVKQLEELGIGRPSTYAPTISTIQNRNYVEKGTHEGDERKYKQLVFEDGKIKDNALSEQTGSNKGKLVPTDIGMIVTEFLVKHFESILDYNFTAKVEDKFDDIAEGKEDWRAMMKDFYKGFHPQVEDVQENAERESGERILGTDPKTGRQVSVRLGKFGPMVQVGVMDDEEKPKFASLSPDQQLNSITFEEAMDLFKLPKALGHYKDDEVEVNNGRFGPYVRFGKKFVSLPKGVDPLSVELEEALIYIKEKELADAPIYMYKDLEVTKGKGRFGPFIKWNNMFINVNKKYDWDNLSEEDIVTLIEEKIQKEIDKVIHNWEEEGVRVEKARWGRHNIIKGKQKVELAKTVDVSKMTLEKAQALLEKNAPKKKARKKTTKKKATTKKK